From Coccinella septempunctata chromosome 4, icCocSept1.1, whole genome shotgun sequence, a single genomic window includes:
- the LOC123312006 gene encoding neprilysin-11-like encodes MNSTLITVKGTIRNMSQNVEDVVSPEALEDGIETSQPTPLRTKLLILCLVTMQLLLIAIIVFLLYFTQSCSSLNERKESGASLPGKENAFGTTDLPRRNTEGIPQIDLRMGKTSSETTERDAEPEFEKLTCKNPDCLHTAAHMMNSIDFTQQPCENFYDYACGRNDDEREEPLDIFAPKYLMGKDKPQFLKKFRRFYESCLTHEDKFDYGTRVQNTKSLLERVGTIRLNKKGNMEFNLTKFIADMILYDSMPLFDVDIDVNPTDSTYILKLMLPDQTSISLGHWSSLSETKRKCLRETENMSYGKELNVTLLYNTFLLCQKNYADYLDSISTSMQELGFFTNLTENEIYGQIRDIRIFIEFEILSKFDEIPLPPNLQELNIKRNHVNLKVGQLEKKFPMIQWELLFEILTNKSINNETVIQLYNQEYFEDVFRELSAEKNSYLNNAFLALLANSLYENTVLPSHRHTREEYCKEQSKTLMPDIVNYLYKVIVNPEVVQKKNKIMRDMFHNLKTRFLNSLGEQKWMDDASKASITQKLNNLKLLLFETDNSDAEKIHLELTYQPLDILKDEYQHNHFDLIEFRRRQFLSLYGEKLTPENMYRHFVDATKEEPVFFYPSNLICVPFGLSKHIRDDLPQYLIESRVGFALAKIIGHSFDRIGMHYGVNLTESFKYTYKDFAEETKDMLLLTNPISFGKKLLYFNLNNDLSESDRIAENTAMKLVTENLPSFQNLDLLPLIPPHFTREKIFFLHLVQGFCRKMKVTDFMVDAYESPVLPPQLRVANFLGNSGEFLKTFGCKPGSGMARIEESLQFPYLS; translated from the exons ATGAACAGTACATTGATAACAGTTAAGGGAACAATACGAAACATGTCACAAAACGTCGAGGATGTTGTTAGCCCTGAAGCCCTTGAAGATGGCATAGAAACATCTCAGCCAACACCGCTCAGAACTAAATTGCTCATACTTTGCCTAGTAACTATGCAGCTTCTTTTGATAGCAATAATTGTTTTCCTACTCTATTTCACCCAATCCTGTTCTTCACTCAAT GAACGTAAGGAATCTGGAGCAAGTTTACCAGGCAAAGAAAATGCATTCGGAACAACAGATTTACCGAGAAGAAACACTGAAGGAATTCCACAGATAGATCTTCGTATGGGAAAAACATCTTCAGAAACCACTGAAAGGGATGCAGAACCTGAATTT GAAAAACTAACTTGCAAAAATCCTGACTGCCTCCATACTGCAGCTCATATGATGAACTCCATAGACTTCACTCAGCAACCTTGTGAGAATTTTTACGATTATGCATGTGGAAGAAATGATGATGAAAGAGAAGAACCACTAGACATTTTTGCACCTAAATATTTGATGGGTAAGGATAAACCCCAGTTCTTGAAGAAATTCCGGAGATTTTACGAATCTTGCCTAACTCATGAAGACAAATTCGATTATGGGACAAGGGTGCAAAATA cCAAGTCGTTATTAGAAAGGGTGGGTACTATTCGTTTGAACAAAAAAGGAAATATGGAATTCAATTTAACGAAATTTATTGCTGATATGATTCTCTATGATTCTATGCCTCTTTTCGATGTGGATATTGATGTTAACCCAACAGATTCCACCTACATTTTGAAG TTGATGCTTCCCGATCAAACATCGATAAGTCTAGGGCATTGGTCCTCCTTGTCAGAAACTAAAAGAAAATGCCTGAGAGAAACTGAAAATATGTCATATGGTAAAGAACTGAACGTAACACTCCTCTACAACACTTTTCTTTTATGCCAGAAGAATTATGCAGATTATCTAGACTCCATAAGCACCTCCATGCAGGAATTAggatttttcacaaatttgacCGAAAACGAGATTTATGGTCAGATAAGAGACAtaagaatttttattgaattcgaaatCTTGTCCAAATTTGAT GAAATTCCTCTGCCCCCAAACCTACAAGAACTCAACATAAAACGTAATCATGTCAATTTGAAAGTGGGACAACTAGAGAAAAAGTTTCCGATGATCCAGTGGGAACTACTTTTCGAAATACTCACCAATAAGAGCATAAACAACGAGACTGTTATACAGTTGTACAATCAAGAGTATTTCGAAGACGTTTTCCGTGAACTTTCAGCCGAAAAAAATAG ttatttgaATAACGCCTTCTTGGCTCTGTTAGCCAATAGTTTATACGAGAATACAGTCCTGCCATCTCACCGACACACTCGGGAAGAATATTGCAAGGAACAAAGCAAAACACTCATGCCCGATATCGTGAATTACCTCTATAAAGTTATAGTTAATCCAGAAGTGGTCCAGAAAAAGAACAAAATCATGAGAGATATGTTCCATAATCTGAAGACTAGATTCTTGAATTCACTCGGTGAGCAAAAGTGGATGGACGATGCATCCAAAGCATCCATCACACAGAAATTGAACAATTTGAAATTGTTACTCTTCGAGACTGACAACTCAGATGCTGAGAAGATTCACTTGGAACTTACCTATCAACCATTAGATATATTGAAAGACGAATATCAACACAATCATTTCGACCTGATAGAGTTTAGAAGGCGACAATTCCTTTCACTTTACGGTGAAAAGTTGACACCTGAAAATAT GTACAGGCATTTCGTAGATGCAACTAAGGAAGAACCAGTTTTCTTTTATCCAAGCAATCTGATCT GTGTGCCATTTGGTTTATCTAAACACATCAGAGACGATCTCCCTCAATATTTGATCGAATCTAGAGTTGGTTTTGCTCTAGCCAAAATAATAGGACATTCATTCGACAGAATCGGAATGCATTATGGCGTTAACCTCACTGAATCTTTCAAATATACTTATAAGGATTTTGCTGAGGAAACCAAGGATATGCTACTACTCACAAACCCAATAAGCTTTGGGAAAAAATTGCTGTATTTCAAC cTGAACAACGATTTGTCAGAAAGTGATCGTATCGCAGAAAATACTGCAATGAAGCTTGTGACAGAAAACCTTCCTAGTTTTCAAAATCTCGATTTACTACCTCTGATTCCACCACATTTCACAAGGGAgaagatattttttcttcatttagtACAGG GTTTTTGTCGGAAAATGAAGGTCACAGATTTCATGGTTGATGCTTACGAAAGTCCCGTTCTGCCACCACAGCTTAGAGTAGCCAACTTTCTAGGGAATTCGGGGGAGTTTCTGAAAACATTTGGATGCAAACCTGGTTCGGGAATGGCGAGGATTGAAGAAAGTCTCCAGTTTCCATACCTGTCGTGA
- the LOC123311304 gene encoding endothelin-converting enzyme homolog, whose protein sequence is MTKETYEVSSPLNGGPPRRRSDNSFWLCACTMLVVFLICVIILMFSFKWCELGLFRKSEESSFEMLERIQYTTETTKILEFGIIKNISTARPEISSSSKRAEISVNSSTAKPPGTTTSKKYVASFLTYLKYLKSLQTPNKPIANSREKTMKDSTEETTSGKIDGSIENSYMEITSTQESNEVDSISGVENSVGSTAQEGVNSTKKIEFQRYEEKGTLASNGTTMPRNQSDEVGEDFSLTTIGVTQDLQTQTMTNTVSKNSTLSSADISVDSLSKLNELLAKDKDVCNSTKCDLTAARIILSMDNSKQPCENFYEFACGGILGIKREELDIFSPKMLNSEDNPEFLNKFNTFYRSCVKHEDRFNYQLRIKRAKNLLHSIGSFHFDGQTNKTYNITEFVANLILFKAMPLFEVEIDIDPDDSKYILKLMMPDQTSLNFEHWSSLAESKRKCLRETKENAVGSPLNMTILYRYFRNCQMNYSDFLDSIDTAVLELGFFSHLSEKAIFKQIRDIRVFIEFEIFSLFEEIAPPPNLQEMVVRRQYENIKLKQLENEFPLIEWERLFRIISNENITSETVIQMYNRQYFEDVFRGLSSLDRGMLNNAFLAILANSLFENTVLPSHKHSRTDYCDERSEELMPDIINYLYKKIIPPEELKEHNKYIEELYNDLASSFNKSLENLDWLDDASKMSIRKKLDSIQLAMFRNDDVDSEIVYLEDGYKDLVLKDSDYQYNFFNLMEFRRKRLFSLQGQKVTSENMYRYFVDATKEEPVFFYANDIVCIPYGLAKRATRDLPRYIVLAQVGFPLAKIIGHAFDPVGIQYRAQLSETANLSYLNFAEQTRDMIVLSNPIKFGGQEFSFSLNNALSESERVAENTALRLLTDLFETFKNDSLLPWISYKFKKEKIFFLTMTQEFCRDMDFTEFMIEAYESHILPPQFRIENILGNSEEFLKQFNCRPGSAMTRFEDRLQFPHLIALSKEDLDYMN, encoded by the exons aGCGAAGAAAGTTCCTTTGAAATGCTAGAGAGAATCCAGTATACAACagaaacaacaaaaatattgGAATTTGGAATCATTAAGAATATAAGCACCGCCCGACCAGAAATAAGCAGTTCTTCCAAAAGAGCAGAAATTTCTGTCAATTCTTCCACTGCTAAACCACCCGGTACTACCACATCAAAAAAGTACGTCGCTTCCTTCTTAACCTACCTCAAATATCTGAAATCGCTCCAAACTCCTAACAAACCTATTGCTAACTCAAGGGAAAAAACGATGAAAGATTCAACTGAGGAGACGACCAGTGGAAAAATAGACGGATCTATAGAAAATTCATATATGGAAATTACGAGTACTCAAGAATCGAACGAAGTAGATTCTATTTCAGGAGTAGAGAATAGCGTAGGCTCTACGGCACAGGAAGGAGTAAATTCgaccaaaaaaattgaattccaGAGATATGAGGAAAAAGGAACTCTTGCAAGTAATGGCACTACAATGCCAAGAAATCAATCGGATGAAGTGGGGGAAGATTTTTCACTCACAACTATAGG TGTAACCCAGGACCTCCAAACTCAAACAATGACAAATACTGTATCGAAAAATTCAACGTTGTCctcagcagatatctcagtggATTCTCTTTCCAAACTGAATGAACTTCTCGCGAAAGACAAAGATGTGTGTAACAGCACAAAATGCGATCTTACAGCTGCTCGGATCATCCTTTCGATGGATAATTCCAAACAGCCTTGCGAAAACTTTTACGAATTTGCTTGCGGTGGAATATTGGGAATCAAGAGGGAAGAATTAGATATTTTCTCACCCAAAATGCTCAACAGCGAAGATAATCCAGAATTCTTGAACAAATTCAATACCTTTTACCGTTCCTGTGTGAAACATGAAGATAGATTTAACTACCAACTCAGGATCAAGAGAG ctaaaaatttattgcattccATCGGATCATTTCATTTCGATGGCCAAACCAACAAAACCTACAATATAACGGAATTTGTAGCTAATTTGATACTGTTTAAAGCAATGCCACTTTTCGAAGTTGAAATTGATATAGATCCTGATGATTCCAAGTATATTCTGAAG ctCATGATGCCAGACCAAACTTCTTTGAACTTCGAGCACTGGTCATCGCTGGCAGAATCCAAGAGAAAATGTCTGAGGGAGACGAAGGAAAACGCTGTAGGTTCTCCCCTCAACATGACCATACTGTATAGGTACTTCAGAAATTGTCAAATGAATTATAGTGATTTTTTGGATTCCATTGACACTGCAGTGTTAGAACTAGGATTCTTCTCTCATCTATCGGAAAAGGCAATATTCAAGCAGATAAGGGATATAAGGGTATTCATagaattcgaaatattttcgttgtttgaG GAAATAGCACCACCTCCAAACCTTCAGGAGATGGTAGTTCGAAGacaatatgaaaatattaaGCTGAAACAGTTAGAAAATGAATTTCCTCTGATAGAGTGGGAGAGATTATTCAGGATTATAAGTAACGAAAATATTACAAGCGAAACCGTCATCCAAATGTATAATAGACAATACTTCGAAGATGTCTTCCGAGGACTCTCATCGTTGGATAGAGG GATGCTCAACAATGCTTTTTTAGCAATACTAGCCAACAGTCTTTTCGAGAATACAGTGCTACCTTCGCACAAACACTCAAGAACTGACTATTGTGACGAGAGGAGTGAAGAACTCATGCCCGATATTATAAACTATCTTTACAAGAAAATCATTCCTCCAGAAGAACTCAAGGAGCATAACAAATATATCGAAGAACTCTACAACGATCTCGCGAGTAGTTTCAACAAATCTTTGGAAAACCTTGATTGGTTGGACGACGCGTCCAAAATGtcgataagaaaaaaattggacaGCATTCAGCTTGCGATGTTCCGCAATGATGACGTTGACAGTGAAATAGTTTATCTTGAGGATGGATACAAGGATCTGGTGCTGAAAGACAGTGATTatcaatacaatttttttaatttgatggAGTTCAGGAGGAAGAGGTTGTTTTCATTGCAAGGGCAGAAAGTTACCAGTGaaaatat GTATAGATATTTCGTAGATGCTACCAAGGAAGAACCAGTTTTCTTTTATGCCAATGATATAGTAT GTATACCTTATGGTTTGGCGAAAAGAGCAACTAGAGATCTTCCAAGATACATAGTTCTGGCTCAAGTGGGATTCCCTTTGGCGAAAATTATAGGTCATGCCTTTGACCCTGTAGGTATTCAATACAGGGCACAGCTTAGCGAAACAGCAAACCTGTCTTACTTGAATTTCGCCGAGCAGACAAGGGACATGATTGTCCTCTCGAACCCGATCAAATTTGGAGGTCAAGAATTTTCTTTTTCT CTGAATAATGCTTTGTCGGAGAGCGAAAGAGTGGCGGAAAATACAGCGTTAAGGTTACTCACAGATCTATTCGAAACCTTCAAAAACGATTCTTTATTGCCATGGATCTCTTACAAATTCAAGAAAGAAAAGATATTTTTCCTCACAATGACTCAAG AATTCTGCCGGGATATGGATTTCACCGAATTCATGATAGAAGCCTACGAAAGTCACATCTTACCACCGCAATTCAGAATCGAGAACATTCTGGGCAATTCAGAAGAATTCCTGAAGCAATTCAACTGTCGACCAGGATCGGCAATGACTAGATTTGAAGACAGATTACAGTTTCCACATTTGATAGCCTTGTCCAAAGAAGATTTGGATTATATGAATTGA